One window from the genome of Faecalibacterium sp. HTF-F encodes:
- a CDS encoding glycoside hydrolase family 2 protein: MEHYDWNEGWLFTPRFDPALVRPECELELEPVRIPHTVRVLPYNYCSENEYQCLCGYRREFFAPREWKGRTVLLTFGAIAHDATVFCNGRRLFHHGCGYTAFTVDLTGALHFGQKNVVAVRCDSREDLNIPPFGGQIDYLTYGGIYRAVSLDIKEPAYLRDVFIEAKAEGDFRIYTSTVGETVGCTLQAEIRSPSGSLAAYSGELSLPITGVLNGVHPWSIEHPTLYTLTVQLIRPGSAGLPDRVLDEKTVRFGFRTVQFVAGGLYLNGQRVELRGLNRHQSFAYQGYAMPDSIQRLDAQILKKDLGCNAVRTSHYPQSPAFLDACDELGLLVFTEMPGWRYIGDESWKAQALQNCREMVCQCRNHPSIFLWGARVNGSGDDEAFYKRTNEAIHRLDPTRPTAGARNHRKSQLLEDVYAYNDYSCRGRGAACEARAAVTPDTRKGYLISEFGGQQMPTKPFDDETHRLVQALRTAAVLNDSIAQQGVAGSFGWCMADYNTHREFGSGDRICYHGMLDMFRNPKLAAAVYASQKTPRSPSDIVLEVSSGMALGDLPGGAPTACWVFTNAESVRLYRGNDYIAEFSPDRHGRFAAMPHPPIEINDFVGSLLEKYEGMDPPSAQAAAAILNDMRRCAMELSPLSKARMLSLRLSWNEVARMYCKYIGILGSPSPVYRFEAVWHGRVVGTVVREPVQSVRLECTVHNPILTDGPTWDCAAVSLRAIDQNGNLLPYCGEAVQLRVDGPLKIIGPSVVPLRGGMAGTYLATTGEAGRAVLHCRMEGALDTDAVLTIRSRENG; the protein is encoded by the coding sequence ATGGAACACTACGATTGGAATGAAGGCTGGCTGTTCACGCCCCGGTTCGACCCGGCACTGGTGCGGCCGGAATGCGAGCTGGAACTGGAGCCGGTGCGCATCCCCCATACCGTGCGGGTGCTGCCCTACAACTATTGCAGTGAAAACGAATACCAGTGTCTGTGCGGCTACCGGCGGGAATTTTTTGCGCCCAGAGAGTGGAAGGGCCGCACCGTGCTGCTCACCTTTGGTGCCATTGCCCACGATGCCACTGTGTTCTGCAACGGGCGGCGGCTGTTCCACCACGGCTGCGGCTACACCGCCTTTACGGTGGACCTGACCGGCGCACTGCACTTTGGCCAGAAAAACGTGGTGGCCGTGCGCTGCGACAGCCGCGAGGACCTGAACATCCCCCCCTTTGGCGGGCAGATCGATTATCTGACCTATGGCGGCATCTACCGTGCTGTCAGTCTGGACATCAAGGAGCCTGCTTACCTGCGGGATGTGTTCATTGAGGCAAAGGCCGAAGGCGATTTCCGCATCTACACCTCCACCGTGGGCGAGACCGTGGGCTGCACCCTGCAGGCCGAGATCCGCAGCCCCTCCGGCAGCCTCGCCGCCTACAGCGGCGAGCTTTCGCTGCCCATCACCGGCGTGCTGAACGGCGTGCATCCGTGGAGCATCGAGCATCCCACCCTGTACACCCTCACGGTGCAGCTGATCCGTCCCGGCTCTGCCGGTCTGCCGGACCGCGTGCTGGACGAAAAGACGGTGCGGTTCGGCTTCCGCACCGTGCAGTTCGTGGCTGGCGGGCTGTACCTGAACGGCCAGCGGGTGGAACTGCGCGGCCTGAACCGCCACCAGAGCTTTGCCTATCAGGGCTATGCCATGCCGGACAGCATCCAGCGGCTGGACGCTCAGATCCTGAAAAAAGATCTGGGCTGCAACGCAGTGCGTACCAGCCACTACCCCCAGAGCCCTGCATTTCTGGACGCCTGCGATGAGCTTGGCCTGCTGGTGTTTACCGAAATGCCCGGCTGGCGGTACATCGGCGATGAGAGCTGGAAGGCGCAGGCCCTGCAGAACTGCCGCGAAATGGTGTGCCAGTGCCGCAACCATCCCAGCATTTTTCTGTGGGGCGCCCGGGTGAACGGCAGCGGCGACGACGAAGCTTTCTATAAGCGTACCAACGAGGCCATCCACCGGCTGGACCCCACCCGCCCCACGGCAGGTGCACGGAACCACCGCAAAAGCCAGCTTCTGGAGGATGTGTACGCCTACAACGACTACTCCTGCCGGGGCCGCGGTGCCGCCTGTGAAGCCCGCGCCGCAGTGACCCCCGACACCCGCAAGGGCTACCTGATCAGCGAATTTGGCGGGCAGCAGATGCCTACCAAACCCTTTGACGACGAAACGCATCGGCTGGTGCAGGCGCTGCGCACCGCCGCCGTGCTGAACGATTCCATCGCGCAGCAGGGCGTGGCCGGCAGCTTTGGCTGGTGCATGGCCGATTACAACACCCACCGGGAATTTGGCAGCGGCGACCGCATCTGCTACCACGGCATGCTGGACATGTTCCGCAACCCAAAGCTTGCCGCAGCCGTGTACGCCAGCCAGAAAACGCCGCGTTCCCCTTCGGACATCGTACTGGAGGTCTCTTCCGGCATGGCGCTGGGCGACCTGCCCGGCGGCGCGCCTACGGCCTGCTGGGTGTTCACCAATGCCGAAAGCGTGCGGCTGTACCGCGGCAACGATTACATTGCCGAGTTCTCTCCCGACCGGCACGGCCGCTTTGCCGCCATGCCGCACCCGCCCATTGAGATCAACGATTTTGTAGGCTCTCTGCTGGAAAAGTACGAGGGCATGGACCCGCCTTCCGCTCAGGCCGCTGCGGCCATCCTGAATGATATGCGCCGGTGCGCCATGGAGCTTTCGCCGCTTTCCAAGGCGCGGATGCTCTCGCTGCGGCTGAGCTGGAACGAAGTGGCCCGCATGTACTGCAAATACATCGGCATTCTGGGCAGCCCCAGCCCCGTGTACCGCTTTGAGGCGGTCTGGCACGGCCGGGTCGTGGGCACAGTGGTGCGGGAGCCGGTGCAGAGCGTCCGGCTGGAATGCACCGTGCACAATCCCATCCTGACCGACGGTCCCACATGGGACTGCGCGGCTGTCAGCCTGCGTGCCATCGACCAGAACGGCAACCTGCTGCCCTACTGCGGCGAGGCTGTCCAGCTGCGTGTGGACGGCCCGCTGAAGATCATCGGCCCCAGCGTGGTGCCGCTGCGCGGCGGCATGGCGGGCACCTATCTTGCCACCACCGGCGAGGCGGGCCGCGCCGTGCTGCACTGCCGCATGGAGGGTGCGCTGGACACCGACGCCGTCCTGACCATCCGCAGCCGGGAGAACGGTTAA